One window of the Diospyros lotus cultivar Yz01 chromosome 12, ASM1463336v1, whole genome shotgun sequence genome contains the following:
- the LOC127786843 gene encoding protein TRANSPORT INHIBITOR RESPONSE 1-like: MAYSFPEEVLEHVFSFIENDKDRNAVSLVCKSWYEIERWCRRRIFVGNCYAVSPVMMIRRFPEVRSVELKGKPHFADYNLVPEGWGGYVYPWIAAMGRAYPWLEEIRLKRMVVTDENLELISRSFNNFKVLVMSSCEGFTTDGLAAIAANCRNLRVLDLQECEVDDLSGHWLSHFPDTFTSLVSLNISCLGSDVSSSALERLVGRCTNLSSLRLNRAVPLERLPNLLRRAPQLIELGTGAYSADLHSDVFSSLAEAFSGCKKLKGLSGFWDVVPTYLPAAYSICSGLTSLNLSYATIESPDLVKLVSQCHSLQRLLVLDYIEDTGLDALAASCKDLQELRVFPSDPFGPEPNVSLTERGLVSVSEGCPKLQSVLYFCRQMSNSALVTIARNRPNLTRFRLCILEPRTPDYITLEPLDAGFGAIVEHCKELRRLSLSGLLTDRVFEYIGTHAKKLEMLSIAFAGDSDLGLHHVLSGCDSLKKLEIRDCPFGHKALLANAAKLETMRSLWMSSCPVSFGACKLLGQKMPRLNVEVIDERGPPESRPESCPVEKLYVYRTVAGPRFDMPGFVWTTDEDAALRLS; encoded by the exons ATGGCGTACTCGTTTCCGGAGGAGGTGTTGGAGCACGTGTTCTCGTTCATAGAGAACGATAAGGACCGGAACGCGGTATCTCTGGTCTGCAAGTCGTGGTACGAGATCGAGCGGTGGTGCAGGCGACGGATCTTCGTCGGGAACTGCTATGCGGTGAGCCCTGTGATGATGATCAGGCGGTTCCCCGAGGTCAGATCCGTGGAGCTGAAAGGGAAGCCACATTTCGCGGACTACAATCTGGTGCCGGAGGGTTGGGGTGGGTACGTTTACCCTTGGATCGCGGCCATGGGTAGGGCTTACCCTTGGTTGGAGGAGATTCGGCTCAAGCGCATGGTCGTCACTGACGAGAACTTGGAGCTGATTTCACGTTCGTTCAATAACTTCAAGGTCCTTGTGATGTCGTCTTGTGAGGGCTTCACTACTGATGGACTCGCCGCCATTGCCGCCAATTGCAG GAATTTAAGAGTGTTGGATTTGCAGGAGTGCGAGGTGGATGATTTAAGTGGACACTGGCTGAGCCATTTTCCTGATACGTTTACCTCACTTGTCTCCTTGAACATTTCTTGCTTAGGTTCTGATGTGAGTTCATCTGCTTTAGAGCGTCTGGTGGGTAGGTGTACCAACCTTTCCTCACTTCGTCTCAACCGTGCTGTACCCCTCGAGAGGCTCCCTAATCTGCTCCGCCGGGCCCCTCAGCTAATTGAGCTGGGAACTGGTGCCTACTCAGCTGATCTTCACTCTGATGTTTTCTCAAGCCTAGCTGAAGCTTTTTCAGGGTGCAAGAAGCTGAAGGGCTTATCTGGTTTTTGGGATGTGGTTCCCACTTATCTTCCTGCAGCCTATTCCATCTGCTCTGGGCTTACTTCTCTGAATCTGAGCTATGCCACTATTGAGAGCCCTGATCTTGTGAAACTGGTTAGCCAGTGTCACAGCTTGCAGCGCCTATTG GTACTGGATTACATTGAAGACACCGGCCTTGATGCCCTTGCTGCTTCTTGCAAGGATCTGCAAGAACTGAGGGTTTTTCCTTCCGATCCCTTTGGTCCAGAACCAAATGTGTCATTGACAGAGCGAGGCCTTGTCTCTGTTTCTGAGGGCTGCCCCAAGCTCCAGTCAGTCCTGTATTTCTGCCGCCAAATGTCAAATTCTGCCTTGGTTACCATTGCTAGGAACCGGCCGAATCTGACACGTTTCCGTCTTTGCATCCTGGAGCCTCGCACTCCCGATTACATAACCTTGGAGCCTCTGGATGCTGGGTTTGGAGCCATTGTTGAGCATTGTAAGGAGTTGCGACGTCTTTCTCTATCTGGTCTTCTAACGGATCGAGTGTTTGAGTACATTGGGACCCATGCTAAGAAGCTAGAGATGCTCTCTATTGCTTTTGCTGGGGATAGTGATTTGGGCCTCCATCACGTGCTGTCCGGGTGTGACAGCCTGAAGAAACTGGAGATCAGAGACTGCCCCTTTGGACACAAGGCTCTCTTGGCCAATGCTGCAAAGCTGGAGACAATGCGATCCCTTTGGATGTCTTCTTGCCCAGTAAGTTTTGGAGCATGTAAATTGCTAGGTCAGAAGATGCCGAGGCTTAACGTTGAAGTAATCGACGAGAGGGGACCCCCCGAGTCCAGGCCCGAAAGCTGTCCTGTCGAGAAGCTTTATGTCTACAGGACAGTAGCTGGGCCGAGGTTCGACATGCCTGGTTTTGTATGGACTACGGACGAAGATGCTGCATTGAGGCTCTCTTGA